The following coding sequences are from one Streptomyces venezuelae window:
- a CDS encoding serine hydrolase domain-containing protein, whose amino-acid sequence MNEISRRTGLTAAAAALLAGTAAAPASARAPRPPHGRRGRALQRGVDAIHATGASGVLAEVQDARGRTTARAGVADLEAPGKGPVPWGAYYRIGSDTKTYTATVVLQLVGEGRLKLTDTVERWLPGAVRGHGNDGRRITVTNLLRQTSGLNEYITAESGDFTPDAYRRNRFRSQSPKEQLAAALAEPPQWLPDAADPVGERRWGYSNTNYIVAGMLIEAVTGHPWAQEVHERIIEPLGLRHTLIPGTSSYVPQPTATGYTYFPEETRPTETTLGFGGGADGCLISTTHDHGVFLRALLGGRLLRPAQLAAMKSTVPVRDWVPADGVRYGLGIASRPLAGRADGLWFHGGTSLGFVSEGGVTPDGATAVTTAAFTLRLENEETHRRQARAALRMVEEVLKAGF is encoded by the coding sequence GTGAACGAGATCAGCAGGCGCACGGGCCTCACAGCGGCCGCGGCGGCACTCCTCGCGGGGACGGCGGCGGCCCCCGCCTCGGCCAGAGCTCCGCGTCCCCCGCACGGCCGGCGTGGCCGCGCCCTCCAGCGCGGCGTCGACGCCATCCACGCCACCGGGGCGAGCGGAGTCCTCGCCGAGGTGCAGGACGCACGCGGCCGCACCACCGCACGCGCGGGGGTCGCCGACCTCGAAGCCCCGGGGAAGGGCCCGGTGCCGTGGGGCGCGTACTACCGCATCGGCAGCGACACGAAGACGTACACGGCGACCGTCGTCCTGCAACTGGTCGGAGAGGGGCGGCTGAAGCTGACGGACACCGTGGAGCGCTGGCTGCCCGGCGCGGTCCGCGGCCACGGAAACGACGGGCGCCGGATCACCGTCACCAACCTGCTGCGGCAGACCAGCGGCCTCAACGAATACATCACGGCGGAGAGCGGCGACTTCACCCCCGACGCGTACCGGCGCAACCGCTTCCGCTCGCAGTCGCCGAAGGAACAGCTGGCGGCGGCCCTCGCCGAACCCCCGCAGTGGCTGCCCGACGCGGCCGACCCGGTGGGGGAGCGGCGCTGGGGATACTCCAACACCAACTACATCGTCGCCGGGATGCTGATCGAGGCGGTCACCGGGCACCCCTGGGCCCAGGAGGTCCACGAGCGCATCATCGAACCGCTCGGCCTGCGCCACACGCTCATCCCCGGGACCTCGTCGTACGTGCCGCAACCGACGGCGACGGGCTACACGTACTTCCCGGAGGAGACGCGTCCGACCGAGACCACGCTCGGCTTCGGCGGGGGCGCGGACGGCTGCCTCATCTCGACGACGCACGACCACGGCGTCTTCCTGCGCGCGCTCCTCGGTGGCCGACTGCTGCGCCCGGCGCAGCTGGCGGCGATGAAGTCGACGGTGCCGGTCCGCGACTGGGTCCCTGCCGACGGCGTCCGCTACGGCCTCGGCATCGCCTCCCGCCCCCTGGCCGGCCGCGCGGACGGCCTCTGGTTCCACGGCGGCACGAGTCTCGGCTTCGTCAGCGAGGGCGGCGTGACCCCGGACGGCGCGACGGCGGTGACCACCGCGGCGTTCACCCTGCGCCTGGAGAACGAGGAGACACACCGACGCCAGGCACGGGCGGCGCTGCGGATGGTGGAGGAGGTGCTGAAGGCGGGGTTCTAG
- a CDS encoding alpha/beta hydrolase, protein MRVVSAVTAGLGLVGLLAGPGAAADLPGSGAPKPVRSAVGWGPCSAEQKELNEAGAECAKVAVPLDYADPRGRTIDIAVSRIRAKSSGERRGILLSNPGGPGGTGLANTLALRPALKDVADHYDLIGFDPRFLGESTPLTCGEAPQPAPPAETTTPRRDFGKSVRSARDTARRCQEHGDNAELLPHASTRNVARDMDAIREALGERRLSYYGISYGADLGAVYTQLFPHRSDRIVLDSSTDPAATQYELFQRSGAPAEAALDGLGGHVRDDVLKLLARAERHPIPVKNVRLDAPLLRILLKQLVQHEEYDPQLVSVVDDVKKAAAGEEFEPGPALSGLLDLLSSPELADSMTGGAIFMCGDGGWPAGGWPKKPATYWKNMQRSRATQPVFGPYVNGMIAPCAFWGTEPREPGTRIRNDVPVLLLQAKYDNNVPYEGALALHKKLRGSRLVTADIRSHGVYGRGTSGLTPVPCADGAVNTYLRDGELPRADITCAKPNLKPNLKTTEKTQ, encoded by the coding sequence ATGCGCGTCGTGTCAGCAGTCACCGCGGGCCTGGGCCTCGTCGGGTTGCTCGCGGGCCCGGGGGCCGCCGCGGACCTGCCCGGGTCCGGGGCGCCGAAGCCGGTCAGGTCCGCGGTCGGTTGGGGCCCCTGCTCCGCGGAGCAGAAGGAGCTGAACGAGGCGGGCGCGGAGTGCGCGAAGGTGGCCGTACCCCTCGACTACGCGGACCCCCGCGGCCGTACGATCGACATCGCCGTCTCCCGCATCAGGGCGAAGTCGTCCGGGGAGCGGCGCGGCATCCTGCTCTCCAACCCCGGCGGGCCCGGCGGCACGGGTCTCGCCAACACCCTCGCCCTGCGGCCCGCGTTGAAGGATGTCGCCGACCACTACGACCTCATCGGCTTCGACCCGCGCTTCCTCGGCGAAAGCACCCCCCTCACCTGCGGCGAAGCCCCGCAGCCCGCGCCGCCCGCCGAAACCACCACCCCACGCCGGGACTTCGGGAAGTCGGTGCGGTCCGCCCGCGACACCGCACGCCGATGCCAGGAGCACGGCGACAACGCCGAGCTGCTGCCGCACGCCTCGACCAGGAACGTCGCCCGCGACATGGACGCCATCCGCGAGGCGCTCGGCGAGCGCAGACTGTCGTACTACGGCATCTCGTACGGCGCCGATCTGGGCGCCGTCTACACCCAGCTGTTCCCGCACCGGAGCGACCGCATCGTCCTGGACTCCTCGACCGACCCGGCGGCCACGCAGTACGAACTGTTCCAGCGGTCGGGCGCGCCCGCGGAGGCGGCGCTCGACGGGCTCGGCGGCCACGTACGCGACGACGTCCTGAAGCTCCTCGCGCGGGCGGAGCGGCACCCCATCCCGGTGAAAAACGTGCGCCTCGATGCCCCGCTGCTGCGGATTCTCCTCAAGCAACTCGTGCAACACGAGGAGTACGACCCTCAACTCGTCAGCGTCGTGGACGACGTGAAGAAGGCCGCCGCGGGCGAGGAGTTCGAACCGGGGCCCGCGCTGAGCGGGCTCCTCGACCTCCTCTCGTCACCCGAGCTGGCGGACAGCATGACCGGCGGCGCGATCTTCATGTGCGGCGACGGGGGCTGGCCGGCCGGCGGCTGGCCGAAGAAGCCGGCGACGTACTGGAAGAACATGCAGCGCAGCCGCGCCACGCAGCCGGTCTTCGGGCCGTACGTCAACGGAATGATCGCGCCCTGCGCGTTCTGGGGGACCGAACCCCGCGAACCCGGCACGCGGATCCGCAACGACGTGCCCGTCCTGCTGCTGCAGGCCAAGTACGACAACAACGTCCCGTACGAGGGCGCTCTGGCGCTGCACAAGAAGCTCAGGGGATCCCGCCTCGTCACGGCGGACATCCGCTCCCACGGCGTCTACGGACGCGGCACCAGCGGCCTCACCCCCGTCCCGTGCGCCGACGGTGCCGTGAACACCTACCTGCGCGACGGCGAGCTGCCCAGGGCGGACATCACGTGCGCGAAGCCGAACCTGAAGCCGAACCTGAAGACGACGGAGAAGACCCAGTGA
- a CDS encoding aldo/keto reductase, which produces MTSLSGTATLPARRLGALTVSAQGLGCMGMSHGYGASDDAQSIATIHRALDLGVTLLDTADFYGSGHNEELIGRALAGPRREQAVVATKFGFANRLGEPTLIRGDAAYVRQACDASLRRLGVDHIDLYYQHRVDTTVPIEETVGAMAELVAAGKVRHLGLSEASARTLRRAHAVHPIAALQSEWSLWTRDLEAEIAPVCRELGIGIVPFSPLGRGFLTGRYTSVDGLPQDDVRRTQPRFAAGNLERNLSIVETLDALAAEKGVTVGQLALAWVQHRGADVVPIPGTRREKYLAENLGAVTIELSADELSAIDAAAPAGGVAGTRYDERSLAVVNK; this is translated from the coding sequence ATGACCAGCCTTTCCGGCACCGCCACCCTCCCCGCACGCCGCCTGGGCGCGCTGACCGTCTCGGCGCAGGGCCTCGGCTGCATGGGGATGAGCCACGGCTACGGCGCGTCGGACGACGCGCAGTCCATCGCGACGATCCACCGCGCCCTCGACCTCGGCGTCACGCTGCTCGACACGGCCGACTTCTACGGCAGCGGCCACAACGAGGAGCTCATCGGACGCGCCCTCGCGGGCCCGCGACGCGAACAGGCCGTCGTGGCAACGAAGTTCGGCTTCGCCAACCGGCTCGGCGAGCCCACGCTCATCCGGGGCGACGCGGCGTACGTGCGCCAGGCGTGCGACGCCTCGCTGCGCCGTCTCGGCGTCGACCACATCGACCTGTACTACCAGCACCGCGTGGACACGACCGTACCGATCGAGGAGACCGTCGGCGCGATGGCCGAGCTCGTCGCGGCGGGCAAGGTGCGGCACCTCGGCCTCTCCGAGGCGAGCGCGCGGACCCTGCGGCGGGCACACGCCGTGCACCCCATCGCGGCGCTGCAGAGCGAGTGGTCGCTGTGGACCAGGGACCTGGAGGCGGAGATCGCGCCGGTCTGCCGCGAGCTCGGCATCGGCATCGTCCCGTTCTCGCCACTCGGCCGGGGCTTTCTCACCGGCCGCTACACCTCGGTCGACGGGCTGCCGCAGGACGACGTGCGCCGCACCCAGCCCCGCTTCGCCGCCGGCAACCTGGAGCGGAACCTGTCCATCGTGGAGACCCTGGACGCGCTGGCCGCCGAGAAGGGCGTCACCGTGGGGCAGCTCGCGCTCGCCTGGGTGCAGCACCGCGGCGCCGACGTCGTGCCCATCCCCGGCACGCGCCGCGAGAAGTACCTGGCGGAGAACCTCGGGGCGGTAACGATCGAGCTGTCCGCCGACGAGCTGTCCGCGATCGACGCGGCGGCGCCCGCGGGCGGCGTGGCGGGCACGCGGTACGACGAGCGCAGCCTGGCGGTCGTGAACAAGTAG
- a CDS encoding DUF6314 family protein yields MTVPVPAPVPSDLTFHAVPDVLAHLAGGWHVERTVRDLADGSEGRFTGTTYFSPLPAPVTDTTGLLHHESGTFTWQGVARPAERTLRFLPGDGGAGTARVEFADGRFFHDLDLRTGSWTTDHPCADDLYRGEFEVIGADRWRSRWRVGGPAKDLLLVTEYRRAPSSPRAPEEV; encoded by the coding sequence ATGACCGTGCCCGTGCCCGCACCCGTGCCCTCGGACCTCACGTTCCACGCCGTCCCCGACGTCCTCGCCCACCTCGCGGGCGGGTGGCACGTCGAGCGCACCGTCCGCGATCTCGCGGACGGCTCCGAGGGCCGCTTCACCGGTACGACGTACTTCTCACCGCTGCCCGCCCCGGTCACGGACACCACCGGTCTCCTGCACCACGAGTCGGGCACGTTCACCTGGCAGGGAGTGGCGCGGCCCGCCGAGCGCACGCTCCGCTTCCTGCCCGGCGACGGCGGCGCGGGCACCGCGCGCGTGGAGTTCGCCGACGGCCGCTTCTTCCACGACCTCGACCTGCGCACGGGCAGCTGGACGACGGACCACCCCTGCGCGGACGATCTCTATCGCGGCGAGTTCGAGGTGATCGGCGCGGACCGCTGGCGCAGCCGATGGCGGGTCGGCGGCCCCGCCAAGGACCTGCTTCTGGTCACGGAGTACCGACGCGCACCATCCAGTCCTCGGGCGCCGGAAGAGGTGTGA
- a CDS encoding GNAT family N-acetyltransferase, with translation MNESATLPDGYEISADAARIDAARVHHWLSTDAYWAIGRPRDKHEAAMAASLNFGVYEEASGEQVAYARVVTDRATFAYLCDVYVSRDVRGKGLGVALVTAVCAHLEPFGLRRTLLATDDAHGVYEKVGFTPLPAPEDWMVRVGTP, from the coding sequence ATGAACGAAAGCGCCACGCTACCCGACGGCTACGAGATATCCGCCGACGCCGCCCGTATCGACGCCGCCCGCGTCCACCACTGGCTCTCCACCGACGCGTACTGGGCCATCGGACGCCCCCGCGACAAGCACGAGGCGGCGATGGCCGCGTCGCTCAACTTCGGGGTGTACGAGGAGGCTTCGGGCGAACAGGTCGCGTACGCGCGCGTGGTCACCGACCGCGCCACGTTCGCCTACCTCTGCGACGTGTACGTCTCCCGGGACGTACGCGGCAAGGGCCTCGGCGTCGCGCTCGTCACCGCGGTCTGCGCGCACCTGGAACCGTTCGGGCTGCGCAGGACACTGCTCGCCACGGACGACGCGCACGGGGTCTACGAGAAGGTCGGCTTCACACCTCTTCCGGCGCCCGAGGACTGGATGGTGCGCGTCGGTACTCCGTGA
- a CDS encoding SUKH-3 domain-containing protein codes for MALSFIRASLAVTAPRRRPFFTRWHGRTAGTSVAGSSRRRSDETARVLRAADCRPVSEKAGTYLYPVGEADRRDTYLGIAPDGKVYAGMDGVTLLAETGDEALEKLIEGIR; via the coding sequence GTGGCGCTTTCGTTCATACGGGCGAGCCTGGCAGTCACGGCGCCGCGGCGTCGACCGTTTTTCACCAGGTGGCACGGCCGAACGGCGGGGACCTCAGTGGCAGGATCCAGTCGGCGTCGGTCCGATGAGACCGCCCGCGTGCTGCGAGCGGCCGACTGCCGGCCCGTCAGCGAGAAAGCCGGAACCTATCTGTACCCGGTCGGCGAGGCCGATCGCCGCGACACCTACCTGGGGATCGCGCCCGACGGCAAGGTCTACGCCGGGATGGACGGCGTCACCCTGCTCGCCGAAACCGGCGACGAAGCCCTGGAGAAACTCATCGAGGGAATCCGGTGA
- a CDS encoding PLP-dependent aminotransferase family protein, whose amino-acid sequence MQDSSSVGDLAKRLRNELDRYSPGGKLPSSRAIVERFRVSPVTVSRALAQLAAEGLVVTRPGAGVFRAEPTAPAAPAGDTSWQEVTLSADAAAELVPRSVDATGVLATLAAPPPGVIEFNGGYLDPALQPGQAMAAALARAGRRPGAWGRPPVDGLPELREWFARGIGGAVTAAEVLITAGGQSALTTALRALAPPGAPVLVESPTYPGMLAIARAAGLRPVPVPVDTDGVRPQLLEAAFRATGARVFVCQPLFQNPTGAVLSAERRPEVLRIAREAGAFVIEDDFVRRLVHEDAGPLPRPLSSDDPDGVVVHVCSLTKATSPSFRVSALAARGPVLERLRAIQVVDHFFVPRPLQEAALELVGSPAWPRHLRAVAGELKERRDAMSAALRLRLPELTVEHIPAGGYHLWVRLPDGADEAAFASAALRAGVAVAPGRPYFAAEPPAAHVRLSFAAVPGVGEITEGVRRLRAACDEVLNLR is encoded by the coding sequence ATGCAAGACAGTAGCAGTGTGGGCGACCTGGCGAAACGGCTGCGGAATGAGCTGGATCGCTACTCACCGGGTGGAAAGCTGCCATCGAGTCGGGCGATCGTGGAGCGGTTCAGGGTGAGCCCCGTGACCGTGTCGCGGGCCCTCGCGCAGCTCGCCGCCGAAGGTCTCGTCGTCACCCGCCCCGGCGCGGGCGTCTTCCGCGCCGAGCCGACGGCGCCCGCCGCCCCCGCGGGGGACACCTCGTGGCAGGAGGTGACGTTGAGCGCCGACGCCGCCGCGGAGCTCGTGCCGCGCTCGGTCGACGCGACCGGCGTCCTGGCCACGCTCGCCGCTCCGCCGCCCGGTGTCATCGAGTTCAACGGCGGCTACCTCGACCCGGCCCTCCAGCCCGGACAGGCGATGGCGGCGGCCCTCGCCCGCGCGGGACGACGGCCCGGCGCATGGGGGCGGCCACCCGTCGACGGCCTGCCCGAGCTGCGCGAATGGTTCGCGCGGGGGATCGGCGGGGCCGTCACGGCGGCCGAGGTCCTGATCACGGCCGGCGGCCAGAGCGCCCTGACGACGGCGCTACGGGCGCTCGCCCCGCCCGGCGCTCCCGTCCTGGTCGAGTCCCCCACGTACCCCGGCATGCTCGCCATCGCGCGGGCGGCGGGCCTGCGGCCTGTCCCCGTGCCCGTCGACACGGACGGAGTGCGGCCCCAGCTCCTGGAGGCCGCGTTCCGTGCGACCGGCGCCCGGGTCTTCGTCTGCCAGCCGCTGTTCCAGAACCCGACCGGGGCCGTGCTCTCCGCCGAGCGCCGCCCGGAGGTCCTGCGGATCGCCCGCGAGGCGGGTGCGTTCGTCATCGAGGACGACTTCGTGCGCCGCCTCGTCCACGAGGACGCCGGGCCACTGCCGCGCCCGCTCTCCTCCGACGACCCCGACGGCGTCGTCGTCCACGTCTGCTCCCTCACCAAGGCCACCTCGCCGAGCTTCCGCGTCAGCGCGCTCGCGGCCCGCGGCCCGGTCCTCGAACGGCTCCGCGCCATCCAGGTCGTCGACCACTTCTTCGTCCCGCGGCCACTCCAGGAGGCGGCACTCGAACTCGTCGGCTCGCCTGCCTGGCCGCGCCATCTGCGGGCGGTCGCGGGCGAGTTGAAGGAGCGCAGGGACGCCATGTCGGCGGCGCTGCGGCTGCGGCTGCCCGAACTCACCGTGGAGCACATCCCGGCGGGCGGCTACCACCTGTGGGTGCGGCTGCCCGACGGCGCCGACGAGGCCGCGTTCGCCTCCGCGGCACTGCGCGCGGGCGTCGCGGTGGCGCCGGGCCGCCCGTACTTCGCCGCCGAACCCCCCGCCGCCCACGTCCGGTTGAGCTTCGCCGCGGTGCCGGGGGTGGGGGAGATCACGGAGGGGGTACGGCGACTGCGCGCGGCCTGCGACGAAGTGCTGAACCTCCGCTGA
- a CDS encoding DMT family transporter, whose translation MTAQDSATRPTRIAVPTPATAPRDPAPAGTHRTGTLMAALGVIAFSLTFPSTAWGLEGIGPWSFVTLRGALSALVAGGCLLALRVAVPDRRHWAGLAVVGAGVVVGFPLLTTLALQTSTTAHAAVVVGLLPLTTAVFAALRTGARPSRTFWVAALAGAAAVIGFTVQQSGGALTTADLYLFGALLICAAGYTEGGRLAREMPGWQVIGWALILCLPLNIAGAVLALPHESFHLTGHSTAGLLYAALGSQFLGLVVWYRGMAAIGVPKASQLQLAQPLLTLVWSVFLLGEHLTVAAPLTAAAVLVCIAVTQRARG comes from the coding sequence ATGACAGCACAGGATAGCGCTACTCGCCCGACCCGGATAGCGGTCCCCACCCCGGCCACAGCACCCCGGGACCCCGCCCCCGCGGGCACGCACCGCACCGGCACCCTCATGGCCGCCCTCGGCGTCATCGCCTTCTCCCTCACGTTCCCCTCCACCGCCTGGGGCCTCGAAGGCATCGGCCCGTGGAGCTTCGTGACCCTGCGCGGGGCGCTCAGCGCGCTCGTCGCGGGCGGCTGTCTGCTCGCGCTGCGCGTCGCGGTCCCCGACCGCCGCCACTGGGCGGGTCTCGCGGTCGTCGGCGCCGGTGTCGTCGTCGGCTTCCCGCTGCTCACCACGCTCGCCCTGCAGACCTCGACCACCGCCCACGCGGCCGTGGTCGTCGGACTGCTCCCCCTCACGACCGCGGTCTTCGCCGCGCTGCGCACGGGCGCCCGCCCGTCGCGCACGTTCTGGGTGGCGGCGCTCGCCGGGGCGGCGGCTGTCATCGGGTTCACCGTGCAGCAGAGCGGCGGCGCCCTCACCACCGCCGACCTGTACCTCTTCGGCGCGCTGCTGATCTGCGCGGCCGGCTACACCGAGGGCGGCCGCCTGGCCCGCGAGATGCCCGGCTGGCAGGTCATCGGCTGGGCGCTGATCCTCTGCCTGCCGCTCAACATCGCGGGCGCGGTCCTCGCCCTGCCCCACGAGTCCTTCCACCTCACCGGACACAGCACGGCGGGGCTGCTCTACGCGGCGCTCGGCTCGCAGTTCCTCGGCCTGGTCGTCTGGTACCGGGGCATGGCGGCGATCGGCGTCCCCAAGGCCAGCCAGCTGCAGCTCGCCCAGCCGCTCCTGACACTGGTGTGGTCGGTGTTCCTGCTCGGCGAGCACCTCACCGTCGCCGCGCCCCTCACGGCGGCCGCGGTCCTCGTCTGCATCGCGGTCACCCAACGGGCCCGCGGCTGA
- a CDS encoding DUF1918 domain-containing protein, with product MRATVGDELVVHGRIVGQHDRIAQVVEVLGANGGPPYRVRFEDGHETVMSPGPDTVVRHQDPAS from the coding sequence ATGCGTGCAACCGTAGGCGACGAGCTGGTGGTGCACGGCAGGATCGTCGGGCAGCACGACAGGATCGCGCAGGTCGTCGAGGTGCTGGGGGCGAACGGCGGACCGCCGTACCGCGTCCGCTTCGAGGACGGCCACGAGACCGTGATGTCGCCGGGGCCCGACACCGTCGTACGGCACCAGGACCCGGCTTCCTGA
- a CDS encoding glycoside hydrolase family 10 protein — translation MRRMSRRGFSLVAAATLAGLATTGDAVAASARRPKDGRELRGMWLASVVNRDWPSKPGLPAAQQRSELLAFLDSAVNRRLNAVVFQVRPTADALWPSPYEPWSEYLTGVQGKDPGWDPLGTAVHEAHRRGLELHAWFNPFRIANHTDPSRLVATHPARVHPDWVVPYGGKLYYNPGLPAVRRFVQDAMLDAVRRYPIDAVHWDDYFYPYPVAGQVFDDDDAFERYGGGFPDRASWRRDNIDRLVREMARRVKKARARTQFGISPFAVWRNIATDPTGSDTRAGVQTYDDLYADTRGWVKKGWIDYIVPQVYWNIGFPAADYAKLIPWWNDVVRGTGVNLYIGEALYKAGDPAQPAAWQDPAELSRHLTYAEGFREVRGHVYFSAKEVGVDKIGAMARVVADHYQKPAKPPR, via the coding sequence ATGAGGCGTATGTCACGTCGGGGTTTCTCTCTGGTGGCCGCCGCGACACTGGCGGGTCTGGCGACGACCGGGGACGCGGTCGCCGCGTCCGCCCGGCGTCCGAAGGACGGCCGCGAACTGCGCGGCATGTGGCTGGCGAGCGTCGTGAACCGTGACTGGCCGTCCAAGCCGGGGCTTCCGGCGGCTCAGCAGCGCAGCGAGCTGCTGGCCTTTCTGGACTCGGCCGTGAACCGCAGACTCAACGCGGTGGTCTTCCAGGTGCGTCCCACCGCGGACGCCCTGTGGCCATCGCCCTACGAGCCGTGGTCGGAGTACCTGACCGGCGTCCAGGGCAAGGACCCGGGCTGGGACCCGCTGGGCACCGCCGTCCACGAGGCGCACCGCAGGGGCCTGGAGCTGCACGCGTGGTTCAACCCCTTCCGGATCGCCAACCACACGGACCCGTCCCGTCTGGTGGCCACGCACCCGGCGCGGGTGCACCCCGACTGGGTCGTGCCGTACGGCGGGAAGCTGTACTACAACCCGGGGCTGCCCGCGGTGCGGCGCTTCGTGCAGGACGCGATGCTCGACGCCGTGCGCCGCTACCCGATCGACGCGGTGCACTGGGACGACTACTTCTACCCGTATCCCGTCGCGGGCCAGGTCTTCGACGACGACGACGCCTTCGAGCGGTACGGCGGCGGCTTCCCCGACCGGGCCTCGTGGCGGCGGGACAACATCGACCGGCTGGTGCGCGAGATGGCCCGGCGGGTGAAGAAGGCGCGGGCGCGCACCCAGTTCGGGATCAGCCCCTTCGCGGTCTGGCGGAACATCGCCACCGACCCGACGGGCTCGGACACCCGGGCGGGCGTGCAGACCTACGACGACCTGTACGCGGACACCCGCGGCTGGGTGAAGAAGGGCTGGATCGACTACATCGTCCCGCAGGTGTACTGGAACATCGGCTTCCCCGCCGCGGACTACGCGAAGCTCATCCCGTGGTGGAACGACGTCGTGCGCGGCACGGGCGTCAACCTCTACATCGGCGAGGCCCTGTACAAGGCGGGCGACCCGGCGCAGCCCGCGGCATGGCAGGACCCCGCGGAGCTGTCCCGGCACCTCACGTACGCCGAGGGCTTCCGCGAGGTGCGCGGGCACGTCTACTTCTCCGCGAAGGAGGTCGGCGTCGACAAGATCGGCGCGATGGCGCGGGTGGTCGCCGACCACTACCAGAAGCCGGCGAAGCCGCCGCGCTGA
- a CDS encoding 3-hydroxybutyryl-CoA dehydrogenase: MTDIARVGVVGCGQMGAGIAEVCARSGLDVKVAETTGEALEIGRTRLYNSLSKAAERGKISEEERDATLDRLSFTTDLGEFSDRDLVIEAVVENEQVKTEIFQVLDQVVTRQDAILASNTSSIPLVKLAVATSRPDQVIGIHFFNPAPVQQLVELIPALTTSEGTISRAQAVVEKVLGKHAIRAQDRSGFVVNALLIPYLLSAIRMFESGIASREDIDNGMEMGCAHPMGPLKLSDLIGLDTVASVADSMYTEYKEPLYAAPPLLQRMVDAGRLGRKSGSGFYTYA, encoded by the coding sequence ATGACCGATATCGCACGCGTCGGAGTGGTGGGCTGTGGCCAGATGGGCGCCGGAATCGCAGAGGTCTGCGCCCGCTCCGGACTGGACGTGAAGGTCGCGGAGACCACCGGCGAAGCCCTGGAGATCGGCCGTACGCGGCTGTACAACTCCCTTTCCAAGGCGGCCGAGCGCGGCAAGATCTCCGAGGAGGAGCGCGACGCGACCCTGGACCGCCTGAGCTTCACCACCGACCTCGGCGAGTTCTCCGACCGTGACCTGGTCATCGAGGCCGTCGTCGAGAACGAGCAGGTCAAGACCGAGATCTTCCAGGTGCTCGACCAGGTGGTGACCCGGCAGGACGCGATCCTCGCCTCCAACACCTCCTCCATCCCGCTGGTGAAGCTGGCCGTCGCGACCTCGCGTCCCGACCAGGTCATCGGCATCCACTTCTTCAACCCGGCACCGGTGCAGCAGCTCGTCGAGCTGATCCCCGCGCTGACCACCTCCGAGGGCACCATCAGCCGGGCGCAGGCCGTGGTCGAGAAGGTCCTCGGCAAGCACGCGATCCGCGCCCAGGACCGCTCGGGCTTCGTGGTGAACGCCCTGCTCATCCCGTACCTGCTCTCCGCCATCCGGATGTTCGAGTCGGGCATCGCGAGCCGCGAGGACATCGACAACGGCATGGAGATGGGCTGCGCCCACCCGATGGGGCCGCTGAAGCTCTCCGACCTGATCGGCCTGGACACGGTCGCCTCGGTCGCCGACTCCATGTACACCGAGTACAAGGAGCCGCTGTACGCCGCTCCCCCGCTGCTGCAGCGGATGGTCGACGCGGGCCGCCTCGGCCGGAAGTCCGGCTCGGGTTTCTACACGTACGCCTGA